One genomic window of Biomphalaria glabrata chromosome 9, xgBioGlab47.1, whole genome shotgun sequence includes the following:
- the LOC129928165 gene encoding uncharacterized protein LOC129928165: MGASDISKTISGDGTDLKQFRQEALAAHNNRRSKHGAPALKLSEDLNNYAQSWAEHLVKTNTFAHSKSMLNGSRIGENIATKWATGGADISGEEVTEMWYREIKDHNFSSENNPNSGHFTQVVWKGTTELGMGKAKSTEGNVIVVGSYRPPGNMKGAFGQNVLPTKLQINPVRMSNNQLSEFRKDALRAHNEKRARHGAPALKLSDDLNKYAQNWAEKLAAANQLEHSPCKLNGETLGENVATKWASNGSEMSGDDVTDMWYSEIKKHNFAYEQNSGTGHFTQLVWKSTTEFGIGKAKAKGFSGGVYVVGSYRPAGNMLGEYLQNVQPPKQ; encoded by the exons AGTAAGACCATCAGTGGAGATGGCACCGACTTAAAACAGTTTCGCCAAGAGGCACTCGCAGCGCACAACAACAGACGTTCCAAACATGGAGCCCCGGCACTGAAACTTAG tGAAGACCTGAACAACTACGCCCAAAGCTGGGCCGAACACCTCGTCAAGACCAACACCTTTGCCCACAGTAAGTCAATGCTAAATGGATCCAGGATCGGAGAAAACATCGCTACCAAATGGGCCACCGGAGGAGCGGATATTTCTG GTGAAGAGGTTACAGAAATGTGGTACCGGGAAATTAAAGACCATAATTTTTCTTCAGAGAACAATCCAAACTCTG GCCACTTCACCCAAGTTGTTTGGAAGGGTACAACTGAGCTAGGCATGGGCAAGGCCAAGAGCACAGAAGGCAATGTCATTGTTGTGGGCAGCTACCGCCCACCCGGCAACATGAAGGGCGCATTCGGTCAGAACGTTTTGCCAACAAAA TTACAGATAAATCCTGTCAGAATGTCCAACAATCAGTTGAGCGAGTTCCGCAAAGACGCCCTGAGAGCGCACAACGAAAAGCGGGCGAGACATGGCGCCCCAGCGCTCAAACTAAG TGATGACCTCAATAAATACGCCCAAAATTGGGCAGAGAAATTGGCCGCAGCAAATCAACTCGAGCACAGCCCATGTAAACTGAATGGAGAGACACTTGGGGAAAATGTGGCGACGAAATGGGCAAGCAATGGATCAGAGATGTCAG GTGACGATGTAACAGACATGTGGTACAGTGAGATCAAAAAGCACAACTTCGCATACGAACAAAACAGTGGAACAG GTCACTTTACACAACTTGTTTGGAAGTCTACCACTGAGTTCGGTATTGGTAAGGCCAAGGCCAAAGGTTTCTCCGGAGGTGTTTACGTGGTAGGAAGCTACAGGCCGGCGGGTAACATGCTGGGAGAGTATCTACAAAATGTTCAACCGCCCAAGCAATAG